A genomic window from Verrucomicrobiota bacterium includes:
- the murI gene encoding glutamate racemase: MQPNRIKALGVFDSGVGGLTVVKAIRDLVPVDEIIYLGDTARVPYGNKSPASVIRYAREISAFLLSHQIEGMVTACNTATAYALSVLQEELEIPVFGVIEPGVEAALAATKNGRIGIIGTVGTIGSQAYQNALLKRNSHLELVPVATPLLVPLIEEHWLDKRATTLIIEEYLEPIRKSDVDTLVLACTHYPLLKPVLSKMLGDQVVLVDSAITCGLKVGQELLGRLVTSETEKTQDIQVYLTDMAPHFGKMAQEFLGLKKCHIQVVSVS, from the coding sequence ATGCAGCCAAATAGAATCAAAGCTTTAGGAGTATTTGACTCCGGCGTTGGCGGATTGACGGTTGTGAAAGCTATTCGTGATCTCGTTCCAGTTGATGAAATTATTTACTTAGGGGATACCGCGAGAGTGCCTTACGGTAATAAATCTCCAGCATCTGTCATCCGTTACGCGAGAGAAATTTCGGCATTTTTGTTAAGTCATCAAATTGAGGGCATGGTTACAGCTTGTAACACTGCAACTGCCTATGCATTAAGTGTTTTGCAGGAGGAGTTGGAGATACCTGTGTTTGGTGTCATAGAACCAGGGGTTGAAGCTGCATTAGCCGCAACGAAAAATGGGCGTATTGGAATCATTGGCACTGTTGGGACTATCGGCAGTCAGGCATATCAAAATGCTTTGTTAAAGCGAAATTCTCATTTGGAACTTGTTCCGGTAGCGACACCTCTTCTCGTTCCTTTAATTGAAGAGCATTGGCTAGACAAACGGGCGACTACTTTAATTATTGAAGAGTACTTAGAACCGATACGTAAGTCTGATGTGGACACACTGGTATTAGCATGCACCCATTATCCTCTTCTCAAGCCAGTGCTTTCCAAGATGCTGGGAGATCAAGTGGTTCTTGTGGACTCAGCTATTACTTGTGGGCTGAAAGTTGGTCAAGAGCTTCTTGGGAGGCTGGTCACTTCAGAAACCGAGAAGACTCAAGATATTCAAGTATATCTCACGGATATGGCTCCCCACTTTGGCAAAATGGCCCAAGAGTTCTTGGGCCTAAAAAAATGCCATATACAAGTGGTGAGCGTTTCGTGA
- a CDS encoding N-acetylmuramoyl-L-alanine amidase, with amino-acid sequence MRKFVASCLIVILLVTLETPLRAEFEWEQSRFKKIPYVSFDSFLEFYEFKRIGTKKRLSILEEIKDFTHIKGPLGDCLYRKHSREFYWNERLLWLSFPIYQDNEENLHLARVDVVKLFEPIFRPYAIKDKTPLKGVIIDPGHGGSDHGGRGKRGLIEKKMNLDVALRLRDLLKENGIGTVMTRYRDTFITLEERAKFASKHKDFVFISIHFNYNRSSKPNGIETYTLTPRFSSSSGRSGSLKQSDREKHDGNNSDELNVLLASCVHNELLTLPQKPHDRGMKRARFVILRRSTIPSILIEGGFLSSYKESKWIATSEYRQNMAQKIANGITRYYEFMQEGEPGFRAPEEVGLRNNAAK; translated from the coding sequence GTGAGGAAGTTTGTAGCTAGTTGTTTAATCGTCATCTTATTGGTCACGCTAGAAACGCCCCTTAGGGCCGAATTTGAGTGGGAACAATCACGCTTTAAGAAAATACCTTATGTTTCTTTTGATTCATTCTTGGAATTTTATGAATTCAAGCGAATAGGGACTAAGAAGCGTCTTTCTATTTTGGAAGAGATTAAAGACTTTACCCATATTAAAGGCCCTCTGGGAGACTGCTTATATCGAAAGCATAGCCGAGAATTCTACTGGAATGAGCGGTTGCTTTGGTTAAGCTTCCCCATTTATCAAGATAATGAAGAAAATTTGCATTTGGCTCGCGTCGACGTAGTCAAATTATTCGAGCCTATTTTTCGTCCCTATGCCATAAAGGATAAAACTCCACTAAAAGGAGTGATCATAGACCCTGGGCATGGAGGTTCAGATCATGGCGGCAGAGGTAAGCGAGGTTTGATAGAAAAGAAAATGAATCTCGACGTTGCTCTACGGCTGCGAGACCTGCTTAAGGAAAATGGAATTGGAACCGTTATGACTCGCTATAGAGATACTTTTATTACTTTAGAGGAGCGAGCCAAATTTGCTTCTAAACACAAGGATTTTGTTTTTATTAGTATCCACTTTAATTATAACCGGAGTTCGAAACCCAACGGTATTGAAACATATACGCTTACTCCCAGATTTAGCTCTTCCTCTGGTAGAAGTGGTAGCCTCAAACAGTCCGACCGAGAAAAGCATGATGGAAATAATTCTGATGAGCTCAATGTACTACTTGCTAGCTGCGTTCATAATGAGTTATTAACCTTGCCTCAAAAACCGCATGATAGAGGGATGAAGCGTGCTCGATTCGTGATCCTTAGACGTTCGACTATCCCCTCTATTCTCATTGAGGGTGGATTTCTCTCAAGTTACAAAGAAAGTAAATGGATTGCGACAAGTGAGTATCGGCAAAACATGGCTCAAAAAATCGCTAACGGCATCACTCGTTATTATGAATTTATGCAAGAGGGCGAACCAGGCTTTCGAGCACCTGAAGAAGTAGGCTTAAGAAATAATGCAGCCAAATAG